The genomic window AAGCCACGGGTCGCAAGGGCGGGCGTGCCGATGCGCAGGCCGGAGGTGACCATCGGCGGGCGCGGGTCGAACGGCACCGCGTTGCGGTTCACCGTGATGAGCGCTTCGTGCAGCAGGTCCTCGGCCTGCTTGCCGTCGATCTCGCTGTTGCGGAGGTCGGCGAGCACGAGGTGCACGTCGGTGCCGCCCGTGAGCACGTCCACGCCGGCGGCGCGGGTGTCGTCGGCGGTGAGGCGGTCCGCGAGGATCGCGGCGCCGCGCAGCGTGCGCTCCTGGCGGTCCGTGAACTCCTCGGACGCGGCGATCTTGAACGCGGTGGCCTTCGCCGCGATGACGTGCATGAGCGGGCCGCCCTGCTGGCCCGGGAACACGTTCGAGTTCAGCTTCTTCTGCAGGTCGGCGTCGTTGGTCAGGATGAAGCCCGAGCGCGGGCCGCCGATCGTCTTGTGCACGGTCGACGACACGACGTCGGCGTAGGGCACGGGCGAGGGGTGCAGGCCCGCGGCGACGAGGCCGGCGAAGTGCGCCATGTCGACCCAGAGCTTGGCGCCGACCTCGTCGGCGATCGCCCGGAACGCCTCGAAGTCGAGGTGGCGCGGGTACGCCGACCAGCCGGCGATGAGCACCTGCGGCTTGTGCTCGAGGGCGGCGTCGCGCACCCGGTCCATGTCGACGCGGAACGACTCGGGGTCGACGCCGTACGCGACGGCGTTGTACAGCTTGCCCGAGAAGTTCAGGCGCATGCCGTGCGTGAGGTGGCCGCCGTGTGCGAGCTCGAGGCCGAGGATGGTGTCGCCGGGCGTCGCGATGGCCGAGAGCACGGCCGCGTTCGCGGAGGCGCCGGAGTGGGGCTGGACGTTCGCGAACTGCGACCCGAAGAGCGACTTCGCGCGCTCGATCGCGAGGTTCTCGGCGACGTCGACGTACTCGCAGCCGCCGTAGTAGCGACGGCCGGGGTACCCCTCGGCGTACTTGTTGGTGAGCACCGAGCCCTGCGACTGCAGGACCGAGACGGGCACGAAGTTCTCGCTCGCGATCATCTCGAGGTAGTCGCGCTGGCGGCCCAGCTCGAGTTCGAGGACCTCCGCGATCTCGGGATCGACGACGGACAGCGGCTGGTTGAAGACCGATTCGGCCAAGGCTGGCTCCTTTGAGCAGGTGGGACGGACCAAGAGATGCTGCCTCGCGCGACTCGCGACGAGGTTCGCGTACCGGCCCAGGCGTGCGGTCGGTCCGTACCAGTCGCTCCCCGATGGGCACCCATCTCAACGCCAGTCGCGACGGGTACCACCCTAGCAACGGATCGGCGCCGGGCACTGTCCGAATGGCGGCGATCGTGGGATGCTCTTGGTAAAGATCCCTTCCTTCCAGTTCCTGCCCTCCAGTTCCTGCCCTTCCAGCTCCTGCCCTGAGGACACCGCATGCGACGACGCACGACCCGCTCGACCCCGCCCGACCGGAATCGACGAGCGACCGCGACCGTGGCCGCCCTCGCGACCATCGGCACCCTCGGAGTCATGCTCACCGCCTGCACCTGGACCGCACCACAGAATGGTTCCCCCATGACCACCGGAATCGTCCCGCTCCCCGCATCCGCCGAGTACCGCCCCGATGACACGCCGTTCCGACTCGCCGGCGACACGAAGCTCGTCGCGTCCGGCGACGGCGCCGCCGCGATCGCCGAGCTCCTCGCCGATCGCCTCCGCGGCGGAACCGGATACGACCTGCCCGTCGTCGACGGCATGGAGGGAGGGGCATCCGACATCGTCCTGGTCGTGCGCGGGGCATCCGCCGGCGAGTCGACGACCGACCCCGCCGCCGACGCGTACACGCTCGAGACCGGTGCCGACGGCGCCCGCATCGAGGCCGACGCCGCCTCGGGGCTCTTCCGCGGCACCCAGTCGCTGCTGCAACTGCTGCCGCCGGATGCCTCGGGTCGGACCCCGGCACCCGCCGACGGCTTCGCCGCCGTCGCGGCGTCCGTCGACGACCGCCCGCGATTCGCCTACCGCGGGGCGTCGCTCGACGTCGCCCGCCACTTCATGCCCGTCGACGACGTGCTGTCGTACATCGACGCGATCGCGTTCCTGAAGTTCAACGTGCTGCACCTCCACCTCACCGACGACCAGGGCTGGCGCATCCGCATCGACGCCTGGCCGCAGCTCACCGACCTCGGCGGGCAGACCGCCGTCTGGCACGACGAGGGCGGCTATTACACCAAGGACGACTACCGCCGGATCGTCGAGTACGCGGCCGCGCGTTCGGTCACCGTCGTTCCCGAGATCGACCTGCCGGGCCACACCAACGCCGCGCTGAGCTCGGTCCCGGAACTCAACTGCGACGGTGTCGCGACCGAGCCGTACCACGGCATCGAGGTCGGCTTCAGTTCGCTGTGCGCCTCACCCGAACGGGCCGAGGTCACCGACCGGTTCCTCGCCGACGTGCTCGGCGAGGTCGCAGCGATGACGCCCGGCCCCTGGCTGCACGTCGGCGGCGACGAATCGCACGCGACGAGCCCCGAGGACTACGTGAACCTCGTCGACCGGATCACCGCGACCGGCGCGGCGACCGGCAAGACCGTGATCGGATGGCACGAGATCGGGGCCTCCCGGAACCTCCCGCCCGGCACCATCGGCCAGTACTGGGGATTCGTCGGCGCCACCGACGACGCCGAGGGCGCCCCCGGCGACGAGGCCGCCGCGGCGGCGGAAACCCTCGCCGACACCCGGTCGTTCGTCGAGCAGGGCGGCCGGGTGATCTTCTCCCCCGCCGACGTCGCCTACCTCGACATGAAGTACGTCGAGGACCCGCAGAACGCGCTCGGCCAGGACATCGGCCTGCAATGGGCGAAGGGTCCGACGACGCTCGAGGAGGCGTACGGATGGGAGCCCGCCGACATCGTGCCGGGCGTCGGCGAGGCCGACATCCTCGGCGTCGAGGCCCCCATCTGGACCGAGACCCTGCGGACCATGGACGACGTCGAGTTCATGGCCTTCCCGCGCATCACCGGCATCGCCGAGATCGCCTGGTCGCCGCGGGTCGAGGGCGGGCGCGACGAGGAGGCGTTCGTCGAGCGCGTCGCCGGGCTCGCCCCCTACTGGGATGCCGCGGGCGTCGAGTTCTACCGCATCCGCGGGATCGACTGGCGTTAGCCCGCGCGCATCGCGCACGCGCACCCTTCACCTGTCGACCCGTGCCGAATTCAGGAGATCGGAGGCTGCTCAGGACTGATCTGCAGGTTCGGTCCTGAGCAGCCTCCGATCTCCTGAAACCGGTACGGCCGAGCGCCCAATTGCTTCTGCACAGCCCGCGATGGGCGACGAGTACCCGACTCCCGGTTCGACGCGGCTCCGGCACGACCCGGCCGCGGGAGCATCGGGCATGCGAATCGAGGACTGGCTGACCACGAGTGGCGGCATCCGACACGTGGACGAGGCCCTGATCGCCGGATACACCAGGTACGCGATTCGGCTCGCCGTGCACGAACGCCGCATCGAACGCGTGCGTCGCTCGTGGATCGCGACCCGGTCGGCTCCGTGGCGGCTCCGGCGCGCGGCATCCGTCAGCGGCAGGCTGGCCTGTGTGACGGCGGCCGCCGAACACGGCCTCTGGACGATCGCGGACGAGCGCCTTCACCTCGCCGTCGCACCCAATGCATCGCGGTTCGACGCGGGCGACGCGGTCATCCACTGGAACCCGGGCCCGATTCGGCCGCACCGCTTCGAACTGATCGAGCCGATCGACGACGCCCTGGTGCATATCGCGGAATGCAGGCCGATCGATGACGCGCTGGTCGTGTGGGAATCGGCGATCCGGCTCGGCAAGGTCTCGGTGGAGCGTCTCGGCGCGTTGCCGCTCGGGAGCGACCGAGCGCGACGAGTCCGAGCCGAAGCATCCGAGTTGTCGGATTCCGGGATCGAGACCCTGCCTGCGGTCCGGCTGCGGCGTATCGGCATCCCGGTTCGCCAGCAGGCCGTGATCGACGGGCATCCGGTCGACGGCCTGATCGGCGAGCGGCTCGCCTACCAGATCGACGGATTCGGACCGCACAGCGACCGCACGCGTCGACGTCGGGACCTCGCGCAGGACCGGCGGCTCGCGCTGATGGGCTTCACCGTCCTGCGGTTCGATTACGACCAGGTCATGTTCGAATGGCCGATCGTGGAGCTGCAGATCCGCCAGGCGATCGCGATCGGCGCCCACCTGGTCGCCTGAGCACCCCATTCGCCCGAACACCCCGGTCGCCTGAGCCGCCGGACACCTCGCGGCACCCGATCGTGACCACCGAATCAGGAGTTCGAAAGCTGCTCAGGACCGAATCGCCGGATTCGTCCTGAGCAGCCTCCGCTTTCCTGAAACCGGCACCTCCCAGCTGGACGTGCCCGCTACTTCACACTGCCCGCCGTGAGGCCGCCGACGAGGCGCTTCTCGATCAGCATGAACAGCACCACCACGGGGATGATCGCGACGATCGAGACACCGAACACGTACTGCCAGCTCGTCTCGTACTGCCCGACGAACTTCGTGAGCGCGACCGACAGCGGCTGGTTGCCCGCGGTCGAGAGGATCACGAGCGACGCGGCGAACTCGTTCCAGCACGCGACGAAGGTGAACACGATCGCGGTGACGATGCCGGGCCACACGAGCGGCAGGTTGATCCGGAACAGCACGGTCAGCCGACCCGCGCCGTCGAGCTGCGCGGCCTCGTCGACCTCCTTCGGTACGCCGGCGAAGAACGAGTGCATGATCCACACCGCGAACGAGAGGTTGAACGCGGCGTTGATGAAGATCATCGCGGCCCAGGTGTCGACCAGGCCGAGTGCGACGAACTGCCGGAACAGGCCCGAGGTCAGCACCGCGGGCTGCAGCATCTGCGTCACGATGACGAGGAAGAGGAACACCATGCGGCCCGGGAAGCGGAACCGGGCCGTGTAGTAGGCGGCGGGCATCGCGACGGCGAGCACGAGCAGCGTCGCGAACACTGAGATCACGATCGTCGAGATCAGGTTCTGCACGAGCGGCGTCTCGGGGGTCGACCACATCGTGATGTAGTTCTCCCAGTGCCACTCGGTCGGGAAGTACGTCGGGTCGACCGACCGGATCTGCGCCTTCGTCTTCACCGAGCCGAAGAACATGATCGTGTACGGGAGGATGAAGATCGCGACGACGATGAGGCCCGCGAACATGCGCAGGAGCACGCGCGGCAGGCTGACCTGGTCCTGGGTGTAGCGGCGCCGACGACGCGGCGGGGCGATCGTCTCGAAGGCGGGAGCGGTGACGGCCATGCTCAGACCTCCTTCATGGGCTTGACGACCCTGACGTACACGGCGACGATCACGATCACGATCGCGAAGGCGACGACCGAGAGGGCGCTCGCGACGTCGATCTTGTGCTGGTTCTGCATGTACTTGAAGATCATCGTCATGATCGTGTCGGCGTCGTAGCCCGGGATCGAGCCGGTCATCACCCGCAGGATCGGCAGCGAGTTGAAGACATTGATGATGTTGATCAGCACGGCGACGGCCAGGGCGCTGCGCAGCTGCGGCAGCACGACGCCGAAGTAGGTGCGCACGGGGCCGGCGCCGTCCATCTTCGCGGCCTCGAGCACATCGCCCGGGACCGTCTGGAGGCCGGCGAGGATCGTGTACGTCGTGAACGGCAGCGACACGAAGATCGCGACCACGATCGACCAGGCGAACGCGGTGGCAGGGTTCCTGGTCCAGCCGTAGCCCTCTGGGGTGTCGACGAGGCCGATGTCGACGAGGAACGTGTTGATGATGCCGAAATACGGCTCGAGGCCGTAGTAGACGACCATCGTCGTCATGACGACGGATGCCGCCCACGGGATGATCACGACGAGGCGGACGATGCGCCGGCCGGGGAACGCCTTGTCGAGGATCTGCGCGAGGATCAGCGACAGCACGACCGTGATCGCGACCACGACGACGACCCACACGATGGTGCGGCCGAGGATCGGCCAGAAGTACGGGAACTGGAAGACCTCGACGTAGTTGTCGAAGCCGACCCCGCCCTTGTCGACCCCCGAGATGGAGATGTCGCGGGTGGAATTGAAGAACATGACGCCGGCGGGGAAGAACACGACGCCGGCGATGAGGATCAGCGCGGGCGCGATCCACGGGAGGGCGTGCGCGAGGTCGCGCGCGCCGGGCTTGCGCTCGCCGGTGCCGGAACGCCGACCCGGACGCCCGCCGGAGCGGGGGCGGCCGTCGGCCGCCCCCGTCGGGGTCGATTCGGTCTCGGTGGTGGTGCTCATGAGTCGCGGTTCACCGACCCCTCTCCGTGGTGCATGACGATCAGGACGCGTCGACCTGGGCCTGGATCTCCGTGAGGACGTCCTGGGCCGGCTTCGTCTGGATCTGGCCGAACAGCGCCTTGAAGGCCGAGTCGGCCGCCGACCACTGCGGGTTCGTGCTCGGGTAGAACTGCGCGTCGGGCAGCACGTCGAGGAACGGCGCGAGCGCCTCCTCGCCGCCGAGCGCCTCGGCGCCCGACTTGGTGACGGGGAGGAAGCCCTCGGCCTGCACCCACGGCACGTACACGTCGGACGAGTAGAAGTAGTCGAAGAACGCGGTGATCGCCTCCTGCTTGTCGCCGTCGTTCTGGAACGCCATCAGCTGGTCCATGACGCCGAGCGTGAAGGGGCTGCCGTCCTGCGTGGGGATGGGGACGATCGAGTAGTCGAGGTCGGGGTTGCCCTCCTCGATCTGGCCGACGGTCGGCGGGAGGCCGACCTGCATGCCGATCTGGCCCTGGATGAAGATGTCCATGAGCGGCGACCGGTCGGTCGAGCCCGGGTCGGCCTGCGTGGCGCCCGCGTCGATCATGGCCTTGATCTGCTCGGCGCCGGGCAGGTTGGACGGGTCGTCGACGGTGATCGCGGACTCGTCGCCGAAGGTGCCGCCGCCGCCCCACAGCCAGACGGCCGCCTCGGCCTGCGCCTCCTCGGAACCGAGGGGCATGCCGTAGCCGGCGATGCCGCCGCCGAGCGCGGAGACCTTGGTGGCGGCATCCAGCAGTTCGTCCCAGGTGGTGGGGGGAGCTGCGACGCCGGCCTGCTCGAGCAGCGCGTTGTTGACGAAGAGCGCGCGCCCGGAGGCGATGAACGGCAGCGCGTACGCGGTGCCGTCGACCTCGGCGTTGGCGAGGAACGACTCCTGGAAGTCGGAGAGCGTGTCGGCGCTCACGACGTCTTCGACGGGGTAGAGCAGCTCGTCGGCGGCGAAGCCGGCGAACGGCCCGCCGTTGTAGATGTCGGGTGCCTCGTCGCCCTGGATCTTCGTCGCGATGACCGATTCGAGGTTGTCCCAGGACTGCACCTCGAGGTTCACGGTGATGTCGGGGTTCTCGGACTCGAAGCCGTCGACGACGTCCTCCCAGAGGGCCTGGGTGTTGTCGGAGTAGCTCGGGACGAGCAGGTCGAGGGTCGTGCCGTCGCCGCCGGACTCTCCGCCGCCGGACGATCCGCCGAACCCGCACGAGGCGAGCGTCAGGGACGCGGTCGCGGCGAGCGCGATCGCGGCACCGAAGCGCATGCTCTTCTTCATTCGCTGTTTCCTCACTCTGGTGGGTGGTGCACCGAGCGTCAGCTGCTTCGCACCGGTGCGGGTGTCCAGATCGCCACTGTCGCGCAGTGACGTTTCCTGAACGTTTCTCGGGTGATTCGATCAGAATCATTCACCCGGTGTCGAAATCTATGCCGCCGGAACCGTCACGTCAACCACTCCGGCAACTTCGTTACCAGAATTTGTTCAGGTTCCTGACAATCAGTCGCTTCCTTCGGTAACGATCATTGAACTGATTGTTTCTGCCAGATATGCTTCATATGCGATCATTCATCGCCGCTCGCCCGACCACCGCAGAGGAGCCCTCCGTGACCGACCGCACCGCCTTCGACTCGCACATGGCGATCGAGCTCGCGAGCCAGCCGGAGGCCTGGGAGCGCGCCGCCGGCCTCGCCGGGCTCCACGCCCGTCTTCCCGAGCGGGGCGCACGCGTCGCCGTGGTCGGATGCGGCACCTCGTGGTTCATCGCGCAGTCCTACGCGTGGTTGCGCGAACAGGGCGGCCACGGCGAGACCGACGTGTTCGCGGCATCCGAGGCACCGCTCGGCCGGGACTACGACGCCGTCGTCGCACTGACCCGCAGCGGCACCACCTCGGAGGTGCTCCGGCTCGTCGGACGACTGCGCGAGCGCGGGGCCCGCGGTCGGGTGATCGGCGTGATCGGCGACCCCGAGTCGCCGCTCGTCGGACTCGTCGACGATGCCCTGACGCTGCCGTTCGCCGATGAGCGGTCGGTCGTGCAGACCCGGTTCGCGACGACCGCGCTGGCCCTGTTCCGCGCCTCGCTCGGCGAGGACCTAGGCCCGGCGATCGCCGACGCCCGCACGGCCCTGGCGGAAGACCTGGACTCCGACCTCGTCGGCGCCGAGCAGTACAGCTTCCTCGGCACGGGTTGGAGCTACGGCCTCGCGCAGGAGGCCGCCCTCAAGATGCGCGAGGCCTCGCAGTCGTGGACCGAGTCGTACCCCTCGATGGAGTACCGCCACGGTCCGATCGCGATCGCGGCGCCCGGCCGGGTCACCTGGCAGTTCGGCGAGGCACCCGAGGGACTCGCCGCGGATGTCGCCGCCACGGGTGCGCGGTTCGAGCACGCGGGCCTCGACCCGATGGCCGAACTCGTGCGCGCGCAGCGCGTCGCGCTCGCCCGCGCCGCCGCCAAGGGCCTCGACCCCGACCACCCGCGGAGCCTGACCCGCTCCGTGATCCTCGAGGGCTGAGACCGTGCTCGGGCCCGGTCCGGCCGTCCTCGCGTTCGACGTGGGAGGCACCGACACCAAGTCCGCACTGGTCGACGCCGGGGGCCGGGTGCTCGGGTTGCGTCGCACCGCCACCGTGTCGGATGCCTCGGACCCGGCCGGCGCCGTCGTCTCGGGCGTCGCCAGGCTCGCCGCGGCCTACCGCGAGGAGTTCCCCGACGTGACGCCCGTCGCCGCGGGCGTGAGCGTGCCCGGCCTCGTCGACGACTCGACGGGTATCGCCGTGTTCGCGAGCAACCTGCGCTGGCGCGACGCGCCGATCCGCGACCTCGCCGCCGAGGCGGTCGGACTCCCGGTCGCCTTCGGCCACGACGTGCGCGCGGCCGGCATCGCCGAGCGCCGGCTCGGCGCCGCGCGCGGCCACGCGAACGTGTTCCTCGTTGCCATCGGCACCGGGATCGCCGCGGCATCGATCGTCGACGGCCGCCCGCTCACGGCCGGCGGGTACGCCGGCGAACTCGGACACACGCTGAGCGACCCGAACGGCGACCCCTGCCCGTGCGGTGCCGTCGGATGCCTCGAGACCATCGCGTCGGCGAGCGCGATCGCGCGTCGCTACCGCGAGGCGACGGGCATCGAGGTCGCCGGCGCCAAGGAGGTGCTCGCCGCCGCACGCGCCGGCGACGGGTCCGCGCAGCGCGTCTGGGACGACGCCGTCGAGGCGCTCGCGGAACAGCTCGCGCGGGTCGCGGCGCTGCTGGCGCCGGAGGTCGTGGTCGTGGGCGGCGGCCTCGCGCAGGCGGGCGCCGACCTGCTCGACCCGCTGGCCGCGCGCCTGGACGGCCTGTTGTCGTTCCACCGGCGACCGCTGCTGGTGCCCGCCGAGCTCGGCGACGACGCCGGGGTGCTCGGCACCGCGCTCGCGGCGAGGGATGCCGCGGCATGATCCTCACCGTCACGCCGAACCCGGCCCTCGACCTGACCTGGCACACCGCCGCACTCGACCCCGGGGCGACCCACCGGGTGGAGCGCGGCGTCGCGCGCGCCGGAGGGAAGGGGGTGAACGTCGCCCGGGTCCTGCACGGTGCGGGCCGCGACGTGCTCGCGCTCACCACGCGCGGCGGCGCGACCGGCGACGAGTTCGCCGAGGAGCTGCGCCGGAGCGGCATCCCGCACCGGCTCCTGGACGTGGCGGGCCCCACGCGCCGCAGCGTCGCCGTCGTCGACCGGCGCGACGGCGAGGCCACGGTGCTGAACGAGTTCGGCAGCCCGCTGGACGCCGTCGAGCGCGACGAGCTGCTCGCCGCCGCGCGACGGCACGGTGCCGACGCCGAGGTCGTCGCCGTCTCGGGCAGCCTGCCGCCGGGGGTCTCGCCCGACGACGTCGCCGCGCTCGTCGCCGACCTGACCGCGGCCGGCGTGCCCGTGGTGGCGGATGTCGCGGGACCGGCGCTGCTCGCCGCGGCGCGCGCCGGTGCCGCCGCCGTCAAGCCGAACCGCGAGGAACTCCTCGTCGCGACCGGCGAGACCGATCCGCTGCGCGCGGCCCGTGGACTCGTCGAGCTCGGGGCGCGACTCGTCGTCGCCTCGCTCGGCAGCGAGGGACTCATCGCCGTCTCCGATGGCGGGGCCGTCTCGGCGCGCCTCGGCCGGACCCTCCAGGGGAACGCCACGGGCGCGGGCGACGCGGCGGTCGCCGCGATCTGCACCGCCATCGCCGACCGGCGCTCCGGCGCACTGCCCGCCGGGCAGGCCGCCCTCGCCTCCTTGGCGTCGCGCGCGGCCGCGTGGTCGGCCTCCGCCGTGCTCATGCCGCTCGCCGGCGACCTGCACCCCGACCACCTCGCGCTGGAGCGCGAGATCATCCTGGAGCCCCGATGACCCTCGCCCCCACCGCAGACCTGCTCGCCGAGGCATCCGCCGCGGGCCGCGCCGT from Agromyces sp. LHK192 includes these protein-coding regions:
- the glyA gene encoding serine hydroxymethyltransferase, coding for MAESVFNQPLSVVDPEIAEVLELELGRQRDYLEMIASENFVPVSVLQSQGSVLTNKYAEGYPGRRYYGGCEYVDVAENLAIERAKSLFGSQFANVQPHSGASANAAVLSAIATPGDTILGLELAHGGHLTHGMRLNFSGKLYNAVAYGVDPESFRVDMDRVRDAALEHKPQVLIAGWSAYPRHLDFEAFRAIADEVGAKLWVDMAHFAGLVAAGLHPSPVPYADVVSSTVHKTIGGPRSGFILTNDADLQKKLNSNVFPGQQGGPLMHVIAAKATAFKIAASEEFTDRQERTLRGAAILADRLTADDTRAAGVDVLTGGTDVHLVLADLRNSEIDGKQAEDLLHEALITVNRNAVPFDPRPPMVTSGLRIGTPALATRGFGDAEFTEVADIIAETLKGGADLPALRARVEALTGRFPLYPGLEQ
- a CDS encoding beta-N-acetylhexosaminidase, yielding MTTGIVPLPASAEYRPDDTPFRLAGDTKLVASGDGAAAIAELLADRLRGGTGYDLPVVDGMEGGASDIVLVVRGASAGESTTDPAADAYTLETGADGARIEADAASGLFRGTQSLLQLLPPDASGRTPAPADGFAAVAASVDDRPRFAYRGASLDVARHFMPVDDVLSYIDAIAFLKFNVLHLHLTDDQGWRIRIDAWPQLTDLGGQTAVWHDEGGYYTKDDYRRIVEYAAARSVTVVPEIDLPGHTNAALSSVPELNCDGVATEPYHGIEVGFSSLCASPERAEVTDRFLADVLGEVAAMTPGPWLHVGGDESHATSPEDYVNLVDRITATGAATGKTVIGWHEIGASRNLPPGTIGQYWGFVGATDDAEGAPGDEAAAAAETLADTRSFVEQGGRVIFSPADVAYLDMKYVEDPQNALGQDIGLQWAKGPTTLEEAYGWEPADIVPGVGEADILGVEAPIWTETLRTMDDVEFMAFPRITGIAEIAWSPRVEGGRDEEAFVERVAGLAPYWDAAGVEFYRIRGIDWR
- a CDS encoding DUF559 domain-containing protein translates to MRIEDWLTTSGGIRHVDEALIAGYTRYAIRLAVHERRIERVRRSWIATRSAPWRLRRAASVSGRLACVTAAAEHGLWTIADERLHLAVAPNASRFDAGDAVIHWNPGPIRPHRFELIEPIDDALVHIAECRPIDDALVVWESAIRLGKVSVERLGALPLGSDRARRVRAEASELSDSGIETLPAVRLRRIGIPVRQQAVIDGHPVDGLIGERLAYQIDGFGPHSDRTRRRRDLAQDRRLALMGFTVLRFDYDQVMFEWPIVELQIRQAIAIGAHLVA
- a CDS encoding carbohydrate ABC transporter permease, with product MAVTAPAFETIAPPRRRRRYTQDQVSLPRVLLRMFAGLIVVAIFILPYTIMFFGSVKTKAQIRSVDPTYFPTEWHWENYITMWSTPETPLVQNLISTIVISVFATLLVLAVAMPAAYYTARFRFPGRMVFLFLVIVTQMLQPAVLTSGLFRQFVALGLVDTWAAMIFINAAFNLSFAVWIMHSFFAGVPKEVDEAAQLDGAGRLTVLFRINLPLVWPGIVTAIVFTFVACWNEFAASLVILSTAGNQPLSVALTKFVGQYETSWQYVFGVSIVAIIPVVVLFMLIEKRLVGGLTAGSVK
- a CDS encoding carbohydrate ABC transporter permease, with the translated sequence MSTTTETESTPTGAADGRPRSGGRPGRRSGTGERKPGARDLAHALPWIAPALILIAGVVFFPAGVMFFNSTRDISISGVDKGGVGFDNYVEVFQFPYFWPILGRTIVWVVVVVAITVVLSLILAQILDKAFPGRRIVRLVVIIPWAASVVMTTMVVYYGLEPYFGIINTFLVDIGLVDTPEGYGWTRNPATAFAWSIVVAIFVSLPFTTYTILAGLQTVPGDVLEAAKMDGAGPVRTYFGVVLPQLRSALAVAVLINIINVFNSLPILRVMTGSIPGYDADTIMTMIFKYMQNQHKIDVASALSVVAFAIVIVIVAVYVRVVKPMKEV
- a CDS encoding extracellular solute-binding protein, producing MKKSMRFGAAIALAATASLTLASCGFGGSSGGGESGGDGTTLDLLVPSYSDNTQALWEDVVDGFESENPDITVNLEVQSWDNLESVIATKIQGDEAPDIYNGGPFAGFAADELLYPVEDVVSADTLSDFQESFLANAEVDGTAYALPFIASGRALFVNNALLEQAGVAAPPTTWDELLDAATKVSALGGGIAGYGMPLGSEEAQAEAAVWLWGGGGTFGDESAITVDDPSNLPGAEQIKAMIDAGATQADPGSTDRSPLMDIFIQGQIGMQVGLPPTVGQIEEGNPDLDYSIVPIPTQDGSPFTLGVMDQLMAFQNDGDKQEAITAFFDYFYSSDVYVPWVQAEGFLPVTKSGAEALGGEEALAPFLDVLPDAQFYPSTNPQWSAADSAFKALFGQIQTKPAQDVLTEIQAQVDAS
- a CDS encoding SIS domain-containing protein — translated: MAIELASQPEAWERAAGLAGLHARLPERGARVAVVGCGTSWFIAQSYAWLREQGGHGETDVFAASEAPLGRDYDAVVALTRSGTTSEVLRLVGRLRERGARGRVIGVIGDPESPLVGLVDDALTLPFADERSVVQTRFATTALALFRASLGEDLGPAIADARTALAEDLDSDLVGAEQYSFLGTGWSYGLAQEAALKMREASQSWTESYPSMEYRHGPIAIAAPGRVTWQFGEAPEGLAADVAATGARFEHAGLDPMAELVRAQRVALARAAAKGLDPDHPRSLTRSVILEG
- a CDS encoding ROK family protein — protein: MLGPGPAVLAFDVGGTDTKSALVDAGGRVLGLRRTATVSDASDPAGAVVSGVARLAAAYREEFPDVTPVAAGVSVPGLVDDSTGIAVFASNLRWRDAPIRDLAAEAVGLPVAFGHDVRAAGIAERRLGAARGHANVFLVAIGTGIAAASIVDGRPLTAGGYAGELGHTLSDPNGDPCPCGAVGCLETIASASAIARRYREATGIEVAGAKEVLAAARAGDGSAQRVWDDAVEALAEQLARVAALLAPEVVVVGGGLAQAGADLLDPLAARLDGLLSFHRRPLLVPAELGDDAGVLGTALAARDAAA
- a CDS encoding 1-phosphofructokinase family hexose kinase, coding for MILTVTPNPALDLTWHTAALDPGATHRVERGVARAGGKGVNVARVLHGAGRDVLALTTRGGATGDEFAEELRRSGIPHRLLDVAGPTRRSVAVVDRRDGEATVLNEFGSPLDAVERDELLAAARRHGADAEVVAVSGSLPPGVSPDDVAALVADLTAAGVPVVADVAGPALLAAARAGAAAVKPNREELLVATGETDPLRAARGLVELGARLVVASLGSEGLIAVSDGGAVSARLGRTLQGNATGAGDAAVAAICTAIADRRSGALPAGQAALASLASRAAAWSASAVLMPLAGDLHPDHLALEREIILEPR